In Paractinoplanes brasiliensis, the following proteins share a genomic window:
- a CDS encoding thioesterase II family protein, producing MDPIAPRPRAGRAGGWIAGPQPRRTPALRLFCLPYVGGGAQVYEPWRGAFGEDVEVCPVELPGRQTRMRDRPYTRLDALVGALAAAVVDELDVPYALFGHSMGSLVAFELAHELRRRGAGEPCVLFVSAGPAPRLPRLRPPLHAAPEERVVARLAELGGLPQEILDEPELLRYFLPAIRADFEVIETYEYPSRPPLVCPVVAFTGSEDEDLPPAGLTPWGEETTGRFDQFVLPGGHFFLRGSEGELLTLMRGALAPYTRSWRRFADA from the coding sequence GTGGACCCCATCGCACCGCGACCGAGGGCCGGGCGGGCCGGCGGCTGGATCGCCGGCCCGCAACCCCGGCGGACGCCGGCCCTCCGCCTGTTCTGCCTGCCGTACGTGGGTGGCGGCGCGCAGGTCTACGAGCCGTGGCGGGGGGCCTTCGGCGAGGACGTCGAGGTGTGCCCCGTCGAGCTGCCCGGCCGGCAGACCCGGATGCGCGACCGCCCGTACACCCGCCTGGACGCCCTCGTCGGTGCGCTCGCGGCCGCCGTCGTGGACGAGCTCGACGTGCCGTACGCGCTCTTCGGCCACAGCATGGGCTCGCTGGTCGCCTTCGAGCTGGCCCACGAGTTACGCCGGCGCGGTGCCGGAGAGCCGTGCGTCCTGTTCGTCTCGGCGGGCCCGGCACCGCGGCTTCCGCGCCTGCGGCCGCCGCTGCACGCCGCACCCGAGGAGCGGGTGGTCGCCCGGCTCGCCGAGCTGGGCGGCCTGCCCCAGGAGATCCTCGACGAACCGGAGCTCCTGCGGTACTTCCTGCCGGCCATCAGGGCCGACTTCGAGGTGATCGAGACGTACGAGTACCCGTCCCGGCCGCCGCTCGTCTGCCCGGTGGTGGCCTTCACCGGCAGCGAGGACGAGGACCTGCCGCCGGCCGGTCTGACGCCGTGGGGCGAGGAGACCACCGGCCGCTTCGACCAGTTCGTGCTGCCCGGCGGCCACTTCTTCCTGCGCGGTTCGGAAGGGGAGCTGCTGACGCTGATGCGGGGCGCGCTCGCCCCGTACACCCGCTCGTGGAGGCGATTCGCCGATGCCTGA
- a CDS encoding MFS transporter, which produces MWTLLRTNRSFRTLFASSAVTSFGETAVYLSLAIWVKDLTGSNAAAGIVFLAITLPGLFAPVLGHIVDRVSRRRLMIGMDLAMAALFLTLLAVRSDGQVWIIYLVTFAYGVLSASPAPPALLKDVLPSEDAASARSLIMAVGEGVRIVSPVVGAGVYVAFGGSALAVFGSATFLIAALLLISVHVVESEPEPAGEPLRSSVVAGFRFVRGVPLLLRLSLTTVAFMLVVGLLETAVFAAIQGLGRPAAFLGVIASFQGGGSVVGGLISGSFVKRWGEVRATCAGYALITVGLLLCLAGNIPLFLVGVVLLGLGIPFVMVSLGTALHLYTPGRMQGRVNAAVSSVSGGAQALSIAAGAALIGVLGYQAMYLAMAATAVLCSASLLVGRVPQPEIARSVVDDAQDDSAADDVARGGAADDVAMDDDALDPETSR; this is translated from the coding sequence ATGTGGACGCTGCTGCGCACCAACCGGAGCTTCCGGACGCTGTTCGCCTCCAGCGCGGTGACGAGCTTCGGCGAGACCGCCGTCTACCTCTCGCTCGCGATCTGGGTCAAGGATCTGACCGGCTCGAACGCCGCGGCCGGCATCGTGTTCCTGGCCATCACGCTGCCCGGGCTGTTCGCGCCGGTGCTCGGCCACATCGTCGACCGGGTCAGCCGGCGGCGGCTGATGATCGGCATGGATCTCGCGATGGCGGCGCTGTTCCTCACGCTGCTGGCGGTGCGCAGTGACGGCCAGGTGTGGATCATCTATCTGGTCACCTTCGCGTACGGCGTGCTCTCCGCCAGCCCGGCCCCGCCCGCGCTGCTGAAGGACGTCCTGCCCTCGGAGGACGCGGCGTCGGCCCGCTCCCTGATCATGGCCGTCGGCGAGGGCGTCCGGATCGTCTCCCCGGTGGTCGGCGCCGGGGTGTACGTGGCGTTCGGCGGCAGCGCGCTGGCGGTGTTCGGCAGCGCCACCTTCCTGATCGCCGCGCTCCTGCTGATCTCCGTCCACGTCGTGGAGTCCGAGCCCGAGCCGGCCGGGGAGCCGCTCCGCTCGTCGGTGGTCGCCGGGTTCCGGTTCGTCCGGGGCGTGCCGCTGCTGCTGCGCCTCTCGCTCACGACGGTGGCGTTCATGCTCGTGGTCGGGCTGCTGGAGACCGCCGTGTTCGCGGCGATCCAGGGGCTGGGCCGGCCGGCCGCGTTCCTCGGCGTGATCGCCTCGTTCCAGGGCGGCGGTTCCGTTGTCGGCGGGCTCATCTCCGGCTCGTTCGTGAAGCGGTGGGGCGAGGTCCGGGCAACCTGCGCGGGCTACGCGCTGATCACCGTGGGTCTGCTGCTCTGCCTGGCCGGGAACATCCCGCTGTTCCTGGTCGGCGTCGTCCTGCTCGGGCTCGGCATCCCGTTCGTGATGGTCTCCCTGGGCACCGCCCTGCACCTCTACACCCCCGGACGCATGCAGGGCCGGGTGAACGCGGCGGTCAGCTCGGTCAGTGGCGGCGCCCAGGCGTTGTCCATCGCGGCCGGTGCCGCCCTGATCGGTGTGCTCGGCTACCAGGCGATGTACCTCGCGATGGCCGCCACGGCCGTCCTCTGCTCGGCGTCGCTGCTGGTGGGACGGGTGCCGCAGCCCGAGATCGCGAGATCGGTGGTCGACGACGCCCAGGACGACAGCGCCGCGGATGACGTCGCCAGGGGCGGCGCCGCGGATGACGTGGCGATGGATGACGACGCCCTGGATCCGGAGACCAGCCGATAG
- a CDS encoding cytochrome P450 translates to MPDNGLGPLPAFLTTAGAGVLPIVTPMGDKMWLVRDYALGRLVLTDKRFSRAEATRPRAPRFNDAQPAADAMMSMDGAEHARLRRVVSGAFSTHRVAAMAPHVERLTDEHLDALAAAGPGADLIASLATPLPLAVLCSVVGIPPEDGDVFRDRVEVLFDISASTPQEKSRRRLELVDYMGDLIEQKRRRTDDDLLTALIAAHDRGRLSMGELLTLGLTLLMAGYETTVGQIGLSVLALLSDPAALAELRADPALVEPAAEELLRLTPATPLSFPRVAVAPVRLGTVTVEAGEAVVVSLMHGNRDDEIWARPEHLNPHGRDAVHLTFGHGVHRCLGAPLARLQLRIVLDHLLRRFPRLRLATAPDAVVWKSGLSIRGLVRLRVDW, encoded by the coding sequence ATGCCTGACAACGGCCTGGGACCGCTCCCCGCGTTCCTGACGACCGCCGGCGCCGGCGTCCTCCCGATCGTCACGCCGATGGGCGACAAGATGTGGCTCGTGCGCGACTACGCCCTCGGCCGCCTGGTGCTCACCGACAAACGGTTCAGCCGGGCCGAGGCGACCCGGCCGCGGGCGCCCCGATTCAACGACGCCCAGCCGGCCGCCGACGCGATGATGAGCATGGACGGCGCCGAACACGCCCGGCTGCGGCGGGTGGTGAGCGGCGCCTTCAGCACCCACCGGGTCGCCGCGATGGCGCCTCACGTCGAACGCCTCACCGACGAACACCTCGACGCACTCGCCGCCGCCGGGCCGGGCGCCGACCTCATCGCGAGCCTCGCCACGCCCCTGCCGCTGGCCGTCCTGTGCTCGGTGGTCGGCATCCCGCCGGAGGACGGCGACGTGTTCCGCGACCGGGTGGAGGTGCTCTTCGACATCTCGGCCAGCACGCCGCAGGAGAAGTCGCGCCGCCGCCTCGAACTGGTCGACTACATGGGCGACCTGATCGAGCAGAAGCGCCGCCGTACCGACGATGACCTGCTGACCGCGCTGATCGCGGCGCACGACCGGGGCCGGCTGTCGATGGGCGAGCTGCTGACGCTCGGCCTCACCCTGCTGATGGCCGGGTACGAGACCACTGTCGGCCAGATCGGGCTCTCGGTGCTCGCGCTGCTGTCGGACCCGGCCGCCCTCGCCGAGCTGCGCGCCGACCCCGCGCTCGTGGAACCGGCCGCGGAGGAACTGCTGCGTCTGACGCCGGCCACGCCGCTGAGCTTTCCCCGGGTGGCCGTGGCGCCGGTCCGGCTCGGCACGGTCACCGTCGAGGCCGGCGAGGCGGTGGTGGTGTCGCTGATGCACGGCAACCGGGACGACGAGATCTGGGCGCGGCCGGAACACCTCAACCCGCACGGCCGCGACGCCGTCCACCTGACTTTCGGGCACGGGGTGCACCGCTGCCTCGGTGCGCCACTGGCCCGCCTCCAGTTGCGGATCGTCCTGGACCACCTGCTGCGCCGTTTCCCCCGGCTACGCCTGGCCACCGCGCCCGACGCCGTGGTCTGGAAGTCGGGGCTGTCCATCCGCGGCCTCGTCCGGCTGCGCGTCGACTGGTAG
- a CDS encoding MbtH family protein: protein MTEDEYDVVVNDEEQYSIWAAGRAIPAGWQAVGVRGSREKCLEHIEEVWTDMRPKSLRLAMGEH from the coding sequence ATGACCGAGGACGAATACGACGTCGTCGTCAACGACGAGGAGCAGTACTCCATCTGGGCCGCGGGCCGCGCGATCCCGGCCGGCTGGCAGGCCGTCGGCGTACGCGGCAGCCGTGAGAAGTGCTTGGAGCACATCGAGGAGGTCTGGACCGACATGCGGCCCAAGAGCCTGCGCCTCGCCATGGGCGAGCACTGA